The stretch of DNA GGGAAGGTAGCCCCACATGTACACCATTTTCTCCTTGcactcttcctccttcttctcctcctccaccTTCGTCTCTTCCGCCGCTCCTTCGTTTCCGTTCATCGCGAgaaccaacaaaaacaaaaataaaaaaaaagaaaaaaattctccAAACGAGAAGTATAAGCTCAAAACGCAGACAGAAGCAGAACACAGAGCTCTATctgcaaaaagaagaaaaaaaatgagaacaaCAAAACGACGATGGGTGCTGGTCGTTGAAGCAAAACtgagaaaaagcaaaagctgaGAAAAAACACTGGGATaggaaagaggaggaggaagaagagaaaagagttgATAGTAGGCGTATCAATTACAAGGTTATAGCTGTGGCCACCTCGGATGATGACGTGGCATTTTGGACACGTGGCACAATCAGCACCGCAGTTTGGATTTGCACATACTTGAAGTGGCGAGTATAGTGTGGAAGTTTCTGGAAGATAGGGGGACCTCTGACTAGAGCCCGAGGTGCCTCCATAGATCGACACgtatcttctttttctatttttttaattaatctgaTAAGAATATGTATATCATGATTCATATGTGCGtggaatattatttaattacaaattgcagaaactttaggctcatttttttttatatcgaAAACTTGTGTGTTATGCTTCGTTATAGATACTAGGGATGCAATACACGCATGTGGGAcagttttatttcaattttagaaGAGAAATCGAATCTTTCGATTtttttgatataaatttttgGTGTTACAAATCGGATCGTCCGATTtgtatggaaaaaaaaatttcgaatttTGGACATTGAAATCGAATCGTctgattttaatgaattttaaattttttttacggtGCAAGAAGCAACAAATTTGTCTTAGTAAAAATGAAGAAACAGAGAAGAAATGGTGAAACTTGAGATGCAGGAAAGAAAAATGACTTTTAAAAAAGAGTAGGGCTTTAAGGAGGAGATAGTCACGCATAGAGGGGACACCGCTACTGGGGAGACTGCATGCTCGACACCTGGCCTGCAAccaacaaatcggacggtccgatttgctCCCCTCTAATCAGACCGTTCGATTACTCACCCCAAATCCGGACCGTTCGATTTTAGTTACGCTGACACCACACTCCAGTATTGCACCCATGTACCCCATAGTGATGTCTCACACCATTCCTAGctccaaaacaaaaataaaaagcgaAAACTTTGGCCGATACTACTGGAAGGATTCCTCTTTGGATAATAGGTACTGTAACTGGTATTCCTGTGATCGGTTTAATTGGTATTTTCTTTTATGGTTCATATTCCGGATTGGGTTCATCCCTGTAGTAATCAGATGAATTGAGTTTGCAAAATGAACGTGTAAGAAGAACTCAACAGGGATCCACTCTTTTTGTTGATGAATTCGAGGGGGTCCCGTTGAGTTCTTAAGAAGAAGATTTCTTATTCTATAAATGACTCAATAGATAACTTTTTTCAATGTTTCAAAAAAgtccatttcaattttttttaatgttttttaaaaatgaactttattttttgattaaaaaaagtcTTTTTCAGAGGAGTGATATGAGAGACTTGTGTTTTGTTTTATCTCTCTTtacttttttacaaaaattgatAGAATTTTTTCTATAATTCGGATATCAGAAAGATTACCATATATAACATAAAACTTCTCCGCCGATTCGTTCTAATCGAGCCTCTCGATCTGTCATTATACCTCTCGAAGTAGAAATAATGACAATTCCCATCCCCCCTAAAATTCTTGGAATTTGTTGATAATTAGAATAGATTCGTAGACCAGGAGTACTGATCCGTTTTAAATTCAAACGCGTTTTAGATGATCCTTTTCTATTCTTCTATATGGTAgagttaaaactaaaaaaagattTCCCCCTTCCCTATGTTTTCTCACGTTTTCAATAAAACCCTCTCGTAAAAGCATTTTAGCAATGTTTTCAGTAATGTTAGTACATGGTATTAGAACCGTTCCTCTTCCATTCATGTCAGCATTTCGTATAGAGGTTATTATGTCGGCGATGGTGTCCTTACCCATAGGAAAATAAATGTTACCCTTTACTTACTTTTGATATAATCAGCATGCTCCGTGTTCTAtattttctaatatatattagagtaatataatttgaaaatattttagttaaaattaaagaaagatatctagtatatttatatatctttaatagaaagatatctatataatatcttatttatatatttctttttatatttctatatttatttttatacttatttttattcaaaaagaataatatatattaaaaaaataaaaaacgaaatccaattttattaataattagatatatgtgtaagacataatttattaatttatctatttcattttcattaaataataaaatgtttTTTCTTATAATACCTCAGGTGCTAATGAAACTATTTTAGTGAAATTTAACTGTCTCAATTCCCGGGCGATTGCGCCAAAAATTCGAGTTCCTTTTGGATTTCCCTCTTGATCAATGACAACCGCGGCATTATCATCATATTGTATTATCATGCCATTGCTACGTTTAAGTTCTTTACAAGTACGTACAATTACAGCTCTAATCACTTCTGATCTTTCTAAAGACATATTTGGTACCGCTTCCTTGATTACAGCAACAACAATGTCACCAATAGAAGCATATCGTCGATTACCTGCTCCTATGATTCGAATACACATCAATTGGCGGGCTCCGCTGTTATCGGCTACATTCAAATGGGTTTGAGGTTAAATCATATCATTCTTATTTTATCTGGTTTTTCAGTCCAAGGcttgaagtaaaaaaaaatattctctattcaacaaaagaaaggaaaaattgCCATGTTTTTTCCTCCAAAAGACCTCTTTCCTttggtttttattatttattatcttgaAATAATGAATTGAGTTTGGATAGGCATTTTTGATGCGGCTATTGAGATAGCCATTTTGGCTATATTTTCTGCGACTCCGCCCATTTCATAAAGTATTCTACCGGGTTTAACGACAGCTACCCAATATTCGGGAGATCCCTTTCCCGAACCCATACGCGTTTCGGTTGGTCTTACTGTAACTGGTTTGTCTGGAAATATCCGTACCCATATTTGTCCACCTCGGCGGACATTTCGTGACATTGCCCGCCGACCTGCTTCTATTTGTCTAGATGTGATCCAAGCGGGTTCAAGTGCCTGAAGAGCATATCTTCCGAAGCAAATATGATTACCCCGATAGGATATTCCTTTCATTCTTCCTCTATGTTGCTTACGGAATCTGGTTCTTTTGGGGTTATAGTTGATGGTTGTTTAGAAATCCCATCGCTATT from Arachis duranensis cultivar V14167 chromosome 4, aradu.V14167.gnm2.J7QH, whole genome shotgun sequence encodes:
- the LOC107484544 gene encoding 50S ribosomal protein L14, chloroplastic-like, with amino-acid sequence MKGISYRGNHICFGRYALQALEPAWITSRQIEAGRRAMSRNVRRGGQIWVRIFPDKPVTVRPTETRMGSGKGSPEYWVAVVKPADNSGARQLMCIRIIGAGNRRYASIGDIVVAVIKEAVPNMSLERSEVIRAVIVRTCKELKRSNGMIIQYDDNAAVVIDQEGNPKGTRIFGAIARELRQLNFTKIVSLAPEVL